In one Cellulomonas sp. JZ18 genomic region, the following are encoded:
- the hisC gene encoding histidinol-phosphate transaminase — protein sequence MSRVPLRKALADLPAYVPGARAPVGAAAYKLSSNENPYPPLPSVVAAIVDAAADVNRYPDMFATELTAAIGERLGVAQESVVAGCGSVAVLGHVLTAVCEAGDEVVLPWRSFEAYPIAVDLAHARGVRVPVTAEGRLDLPAMADAVTKRTKVVLVCTPNNPTGPAVRDGELRDLLARVPKDVLVVLDEAYVEFVRDPQAPDALALLAEHPNVVVLRTFSKAYGLAGLRVGYAVARPRLAAGIRAASTPFGVSHVAQLAALASLRAEGELLTRVDALVAERTRVLDALRGQGWAVPDSQANFVWLPLGDRTTAFAERCTRAGVVVRPFAGDGVRVSVGEKEANDLVLEVAAEHAPR from the coding sequence GTGAGCCGCGTCCCCCTCCGCAAGGCCCTCGCCGACCTGCCCGCGTACGTCCCGGGGGCCCGTGCGCCCGTCGGCGCGGCCGCGTACAAGCTGTCGTCGAACGAGAACCCGTACCCGCCGCTGCCGTCGGTCGTCGCGGCGATCGTCGACGCCGCCGCCGACGTCAACCGGTACCCGGACATGTTCGCCACGGAGCTGACGGCGGCGATCGGCGAGCGGCTGGGGGTCGCGCAGGAGTCGGTCGTCGCCGGCTGCGGGTCGGTGGCCGTGCTCGGGCACGTGCTGACGGCGGTGTGCGAGGCGGGCGACGAGGTCGTGCTGCCGTGGCGCTCGTTCGAGGCGTACCCGATCGCGGTCGACCTGGCGCACGCGCGCGGCGTCCGCGTGCCCGTGACGGCCGAGGGTCGCCTCGACCTGCCGGCCATGGCGGACGCCGTCACCAAGCGCACGAAGGTCGTCCTCGTGTGCACGCCCAACAACCCGACCGGGCCGGCGGTGCGGGACGGCGAGCTGCGCGACCTCCTCGCGCGGGTGCCGAAGGACGTGCTCGTGGTGCTCGACGAGGCGTACGTGGAGTTCGTGCGGGACCCGCAGGCGCCCGACGCGCTCGCGCTGCTCGCCGAGCACCCCAACGTCGTCGTCCTGCGCACGTTCTCCAAGGCGTACGGCCTGGCCGGGCTGCGGGTGGGCTACGCGGTGGCGCGTCCGCGCCTCGCCGCGGGCATCCGGGCGGCGTCCACGCCGTTCGGGGTCTCGCACGTCGCCCAGCTCGCGGCGCTCGCGTCGCTGCGCGCCGAGGGTGAGCTGCTCACCCGCGTCGACGCCCTCGTCGCCGAGCGCACCCGGGTGCTCGACGCCCTGCGGGGCCAGGGCTGGGCCGTGCCGGACTCGCAGGCCAACTTCGTGTGGCTGCCGCTCGGCGACCGGACGACGGCGTTCGCGGAGCGCTGCACCCGGGCGGGTGTGGTCGTCCGTCCCTTCGCCGGCGACGGCGTGCGCGTGAGCGTGGGCGAGAAGGAGGCGAACGACCTCGTCCTGGAGGTCGCGGCCGAGCACGCGCCGCGCTGA
- a CDS encoding phage holin family protein, which produces MGFVVRVLINGVAIWLATLVLPGLEVLGGDSTAGRIGVILLVALVFGIVNAVVKPIVKLVSLPLYVLTLGLFTLVVNALMLMLTAWITERTDWGLRIDNFGTAVLGALIVSVVSFVLSALTNRD; this is translated from the coding sequence ATGGGATTCGTCGTGCGCGTCCTCATCAACGGTGTGGCGATCTGGCTGGCGACGCTCGTGCTGCCCGGCCTCGAGGTGCTCGGCGGGGACTCCACCGCCGGGCGGATCGGCGTGATCCTGCTGGTCGCGCTGGTGTTCGGGATCGTCAACGCCGTCGTCAAGCCGATCGTCAAGCTGGTCTCGTTGCCGCTGTACGTCCTCACGCTCGGGCTGTTCACGCTGGTGGTGAACGCGCTCATGCTCATGCTCACGGCGTGGATCACGGAGCGCACCGACTGGGGCCTGCGGATCGACAACTTCGGCACGGCCGTGCTCGGGGCGCTCATCGTCTCCGTCGTCAGCTTCGTGCTCTCCGCCCTCACGAACCGCGACTGA
- a CDS encoding DUF58 domain-containing protein codes for MTSGDGASAPQAPERWVDVASTAVGAAACAVLLLVGAFAGRPDVAVLGAAPLVVTAWHLLRRPSGLVRAAVVAGEEGPGGTLSAAVVLDAPAGTAAVTVDVLRHDRPVVHALVRTPGSRRLPLLARTVRTGPQEVATVQVQGVGPGLVSVSDPAPRATRRTVVLPAAGSLPDVPLPPRLRGLTGAHGSRRPGEGGDLRDVHPFGPGDRLRRIDWRVTARRAPDLRELWVRREHALAEAVVVLVVDSRDEVGPDPLTWRGSQPPRPQDATSLDRARQAAAAVARAFLDRGDRVGLDDLGVRRRPLPPGAGDASSTGSGTPWR; via the coding sequence ATGACGTCCGGCGACGGGGCGAGCGCGCCGCAGGCGCCCGAGCGGTGGGTGGACGTCGCGTCGACCGCCGTCGGGGCGGCCGCCTGCGCGGTGCTGCTGCTCGTCGGCGCGTTCGCGGGGCGTCCCGACGTCGCCGTGCTGGGCGCGGCGCCGCTGGTCGTCACGGCGTGGCACCTGCTGCGCCGCCCGTCCGGGCTGGTGCGGGCGGCCGTCGTCGCCGGCGAGGAGGGCCCGGGCGGCACGCTCTCGGCCGCCGTCGTCCTCGACGCGCCCGCGGGCACCGCGGCGGTGACCGTCGACGTGCTGCGGCACGACCGCCCGGTCGTCCACGCGCTCGTGCGCACGCCCGGCAGCCGCCGGCTGCCCCTGCTCGCGCGCACCGTGCGCACGGGCCCGCAGGAGGTCGCGACGGTGCAGGTGCAGGGGGTCGGCCCGGGCCTCGTGAGCGTCTCGGACCCGGCGCCGCGGGCCACCCGCCGCACCGTGGTCCTGCCGGCCGCCGGCAGCCTGCCCGACGTGCCCCTGCCCCCGCGCCTGCGCGGCCTGACCGGGGCGCACGGCTCGCGCCGGCCGGGGGAGGGCGGCGACCTGCGCGACGTCCACCCGTTCGGCCCGGGGGACCGGCTGCGGCGGATCGACTGGCGCGTCACGGCCCGGCGCGCGCCGGACCTGCGCGAGCTGTGGGTGCGCCGCGAGCACGCGCTCGCCGAGGCCGTCGTCGTGCTCGTCGTCGACAGCCGTGACGAGGTCGGGCCGGACCCGCTGACATGGCGCGGGTCGCAGCCGCCGCGGCCGCAGGACGCCACCTCGCTCGACCGCGCCCGGCAGGCCGCCGCGGCGGTGGCACGCGCGTTCCTGGACCGCGGCGACCGGGTGGGGCTGGACGACCTCGGGGTGCGCCGCCGCCCCCTGCCGCCGGGGGCGGGCGACGCCAGCTCGACCGGGTCCGGCACGCCCTGGCGCTGA
- a CDS encoding MoxR family ATPase has translation MTDAPTATAPALTVAEVRDRGLAVLDEVATVVVGMREPLRLALAAVLAGGHVLFEDVPGLGKTLAARSLATALGLDFRRVQCTPDLLPSDVTGSSVFDPATAAFEFRPGPVFAGLLLADEINRTPPKTQSALLEAMAERQVSVDGRTHRLPDPFHVVATSNPVEYEGTYPLPEAQLDRFMVRLAVGYPARDAEVDVLARRLERRQEQASVRRVVDAATLVAMQAGVEAVTVDPDVLAYCVDLAAATRAHRAVEVGASPRGSQALVLVARSLAVLDGRDFVTPEDVKAVAVPALAHRLSLTPQAWASGLAPRSVVDEVLAQVPGPTTARRA, from the coding sequence ATGACCGACGCCCCCACCGCCACCGCGCCGGCCCTCACCGTCGCCGAGGTCCGCGACCGCGGGCTCGCGGTCCTCGACGAGGTCGCCACCGTCGTGGTCGGCATGCGGGAGCCGCTGCGGCTCGCGCTCGCCGCGGTGCTCGCCGGCGGGCACGTGCTGTTCGAGGACGTGCCCGGTCTGGGCAAGACGCTCGCGGCCCGCAGCCTCGCCACCGCGCTCGGCCTGGACTTCCGCCGCGTGCAGTGCACGCCCGACCTGCTGCCGTCCGACGTGACCGGCTCGAGCGTGTTCGACCCCGCGACGGCCGCGTTCGAGTTCCGGCCGGGTCCGGTCTTCGCGGGTCTGCTGCTCGCGGACGAGATCAACCGCACCCCGCCCAAGACGCAGTCCGCGCTGCTGGAGGCGATGGCGGAGCGGCAGGTCAGCGTCGACGGGCGCACGCACCGCCTGCCGGACCCGTTCCACGTGGTCGCGACGTCCAACCCCGTGGAGTACGAGGGCACGTACCCGCTGCCCGAGGCGCAGCTCGACCGCTTCATGGTGCGGCTCGCGGTCGGGTACCCGGCCCGGGACGCGGAGGTGGACGTGCTCGCGCGGCGGCTGGAGCGCCGGCAGGAGCAGGCGTCGGTGCGGCGCGTGGTGGACGCCGCGACGCTCGTCGCGATGCAGGCCGGCGTGGAGGCGGTCACGGTCGACCCCGACGTGCTCGCGTACTGCGTCGACCTCGCCGCGGCGACGCGCGCGCACCGGGCCGTGGAGGTGGGGGCGTCGCCGCGCGGCTCGCAGGCGCTCGTGCTGGTCGCACGGTCGCTCGCGGTGCTCGACGGCCGCGACTTCGTCACCCCGGAGGACGTCAAGGCCGTCGCCGTGCCGGCGCTCGCGCACCGCCTGTCGCTGACCCCGCAGGCGTGGGCGTCCGGGCTCGCCCCCCGGTCCGTCGTCGACGAGGTGCTCGCCCAGGTGCCGGGGCCGACGACCGCGCGCCGGGCATGA